The Pontibacter korlensis sequence ACATCTCTGAATCAGTTGCCTTAGACAGATCGGTAACGATCATGAGTGAGAATACTGTAGAGCCAGGTAAGGCAGAGATCTTCTTTACAAGCAACTTTGACTTTGCAGAAGGAGCCGAAGTAGACTCTGTGGTATTCAAAGATGTTAAGTTGCGTGGCAGTGATATTGGTGGATCCTATGTATTCAACATCAGCAATGCATCAACAGTTGGTACAATTAAGTTTGAGTCTAGCAGTGTAGAGAACTTTAGAGGCGTTACCCGTATCAAAACTGGTGGTGTTACTGTAGGTAAGTTCGTTGTGACAAAGAGCATTGTAAACAGCGTTGCCAACTACGGTGTGCTGACAGTTGATAACTCCGGCGCCTTTGCAAACAACATCATTTTCAGCAGCAGCACCATCTATAACGTAGAGCGCCCGATAGTTAGCAAGAGTAGCTCTAACTCCATTGTTGTAGAGAACTCTACCTTCAGCGATGCACCAGAGGCTGGCCGCTACCTGATCGACTTTAACTCATACGATGTGACTGGAGGTATCACGTTCAGAAACAACATCCTTGGCCGTGGTAAGGCAATTGGTGAGGACAATGCTGTTAAAGGTATAAGAGCCGGTTCTTCTACGCTCATCCAGTCAAGCGGCAGTTATGCCACTTCCGACTACAACGCCACAGGCAACCAAATAGAAGGCCTGACAGTGTATGGTGGCAGCACTACTGATCTGTTCACTGATCCTGGTAATGGCAACTTCACTATCAAAGACCCTGATTTTGCTGGCAAAGGCAGCGCAGGTGACCCTCGCTGGAGATAAGTTTTTAAGGAAGGGAAAGGTACGGGGGTTTACATCCATACCTTTTTTACATCCATACTTTAGCGATTGCAGCTAATACCTCAGGTTTTACAATAATACTTTATTATAAAGTGAAAATGACAAAGCACTTAAGATACTGGGCGATATGTCAGCTGATGCTGACAGTGTTGTGCTGCCAAAGCCTGTACGCCCAAAGCTTAAAGCAGGAGCTTCCTCTGTCTCTGCATGTAGAGGTGAAAAACCCGCTTAAACAGCAACGGGAGAATGTGATGGTCTACATTCCAGAAGCAGACATCCTGAAGCTGAATTCTGCTTTCAACACTAATGCTTTTGTTGTGCTGGATGGTAAAACAGAGGTTCCGGGCCAGTATAACCGCAAAGACCAAAAAGGAATAGTGTTGGTACTGGATCAGCTAAAAGCCAACGAGGCACGCAAACTCACCATCAGGTTCAAAAAAGACGGCACTGTAGAACGCCAGTACCCGAAGCGTACGCAGGCGGAGCTTTCTCACAAGGTAGGAGGGGAGTTCCAGAACAGGAAGTACATAGGCGGAGAGTTTCAGAATGTGGACTCGCTGCGTGTGCCTGATGAACACACCGACCATTCCTACTTTATCCGCTACGAAGGTCCCGGATGGGAATCAGATAAAGTAGGCTACCGCTTTTACCTAGACTGGCGCAACGGAACAGATGTGTTCGGAAAGAAAACGAAAGACATGGTATTACAGCAGGTAGGGCAGGACGGTTTTGACTCCTACCATGAGGAGGCTGCTTGGGGAATGGATGTACTGAAGGTAGGCAAATCCCTTGGCGTAGGCACGCTGGCCCACTTCAGTGAGGGGCGGGCTAACCGTGTTGCCGAAACAGACAGCATGATAAGTGTGATAGCTGAGAACGGTAATGTTTATTCCTCTATACTTACCAACTACTACGGCTGGAAAGTCGCAGGCATGCAGATGGACCTACGCTCACTTATCAGCATACATGCCGGCACCCGCCTGACCCACCATGAGGTGCAGGTAGAGGGGGCCTCTCCACAGAACTTGAGTACAGGATTGAATAAAGACAGCAAAGCTATACTTTACACCAGCAAGGGAAGCGACAACCAGTGGGGGTTTCTGGCAAGTTACGGTGAGCAAAGCCTTAACAACGACAAGCTGGGAATTGCCGTGCTGTTTCGCCCACAGGATTTCTTAGAATTTACAGAAGATAAGAACAGCCATGTAGTAAAGCTGAAGTCAACAGCTGGTAAGCTGGAGTACTACTACCTTGCTGCGTGGGAACTGGAGCCTGAAGGTATCAAGAATGAAGAGCAGTTTGTGCAGTACCTCAGAAAAACAGCGCATGAGCTTGCTAACCCCGTACAGGTAAAGCTTACGGCAGGAAACAGGCTATAAGTATTAAGTTTTAAGTGTACTTGGCAGGCAGCTGCTAATCATTTATAAGCAACAGGAATGAAGAATATGAATATAATTAAGGTGAGTTTGTTAGGTTTATTTTTTCAGACGATGTGCTTGGCTGGCTGTGCTCAGCAGCCAGTTAGCACGTCGGCTGTAACAGGGCCTGAATATGAACAAAAGCCTTTGGCTTTTCCTGGTGCAGAAGGTTTTGGCAAGTATACCACCGGTGGCCGTGGAGGCCAGGTAGTAGTGGTGACCAACCTGAATGACGATGGCCCTGGCAGCTTGCGTGAAGCAATCCGTAAAAAGGGGCCTAGAATTGTAGTGTTTGCCGTGTCAGGCTACATCGATCTGGCTTCCCCGCTCGACATCAACAACGGAGATATAACCATAGCTGGGCAGTCGGCTCCAGGCGAGGGTATAACCATACGGTACTTCCCGGT is a genomic window containing:
- a CDS encoding DUF5123 domain-containing protein; its protein translation is MKIDLSKIFKMVPVILLGALAFACEEDPDKLDPMRMFTPAGDIKAVSGETQVKLTWNPSLYTTSNSGVTYTVEVAADTLFQTPIVASVQTDTAGVVFTDDQLEVRQKYFARIKANALSDRPESKSWAVSSSFSIRGMQIFEALTASSITDKAVLLKWRETAGLTRIELTKRNAEGEPVGEPIVTTLAEEDIAARQKFVQGLEASTAYRAEIFRGDRIVGYLTFTTNEPTVGNIINLTRFTDRPSVLEDTLLQVESGSIIVLKKGVTYNISESVALDRSVTIMSENTVEPGKAEIFFTSNFDFAEGAEVDSVVFKDVKLRGSDIGGSYVFNISNASTVGTIKFESSSVENFRGVTRIKTGGVTVGKFVVTKSIVNSVANYGVLTVDNSGAFANNIIFSSSTIYNVERPIVSKSSSNSIVVENSTFSDAPEAGRYLIDFNSYDVTGGITFRNNILGRGKAIGEDNAVKGIRAGSSTLIQSSGSYATSDYNATGNQIEGLTVYGGSTTDLFTDPGNGNFTIKDPDFAGKGSAGDPRWR
- a CDS encoding DUF4861 domain-containing protein; translated protein: MLTVLCCQSLYAQSLKQELPLSLHVEVKNPLKQQRENVMVYIPEADILKLNSAFNTNAFVVLDGKTEVPGQYNRKDQKGIVLVLDQLKANEARKLTIRFKKDGTVERQYPKRTQAELSHKVGGEFQNRKYIGGEFQNVDSLRVPDEHTDHSYFIRYEGPGWESDKVGYRFYLDWRNGTDVFGKKTKDMVLQQVGQDGFDSYHEEAAWGMDVLKVGKSLGVGTLAHFSEGRANRVAETDSMISVIAENGNVYSSILTNYYGWKVAGMQMDLRSLISIHAGTRLTHHEVQVEGASPQNLSTGLNKDSKAILYTSKGSDNQWGFLASYGEQSLNNDKLGIAVLFRPQDFLEFTEDKNSHVVKLKSTAGKLEYYYLAAWELEPEGIKNEEQFVQYLRKTAHELANPVQVKLTAGNRL